A genomic segment from Pelobates fuscus isolate aPelFus1 chromosome 7, aPelFus1.pri, whole genome shotgun sequence encodes:
- the DMC1 gene encoding meiotic recombination protein DMC1/LIM15 homolog — protein MKSVEDQVVEEDVRFDDEDSFFQDIDMLQKHGINVSDIKKLKLVGICTVKGIQMTTKKAMCNIKGLSEAKVDKIKEAANKLIEPGFLTAFEYSAKRKMVFHISTGSQEFDKLLGGGIESMAITETFGEFRTGKTQLSHTLCVTAQLPGATGYTGGKVIFIDTENTFRPDRLRDIADRFSVDHDAVLDNVLYARAYTSEHQMELLDYVAAKFHEEAGIFKLLVIDSIMALFRVDFSGRGELAERQQKLAQMLSRLQKISEEYNVAVFVTNQMTADPGATMTFQADPKKPVGGHILAHASTTRISLRKGRGELRIAKIYDSPEMPENEATFAITVGGISDAKE, from the exons ATGAAATCAGTTGAAGATCAAGTTGTGGAGGAGGATGTGAGGTTTGATGATGAG GACTCTTTTTTCCAAGATATTGACATGTTACAGAAGCATGGAATt AATGTATCAGATATAAAGAAGTTAAAATTGGTAGGAATATGTACTGTAAAAGGCATTCAGATGACTACCAAAAAAGCAATGTGTAACATTAAGGGTTTATCTGAAGCTAAAGTAGACAAAATTAAAGAGGCAGCAAACAAATTAATA GAGCCAGGTTTTCTTACTGCCTTTGAATACAGCGCAAAGAGGAAGATGGTGTTCCACATATCTACTGGAAGCCAAGAATTTGA CAAGTTATTGGGTGGTGGAATAGAAAGTATGGCAATAACAGAGACATTTGGAG AATTCAGAACAGGAAAAACCCAACTTTCTCATACTCTTTGTG TGACAGCCCAACTTCCTGGAGCAACTGGATACACGGGAGGAAAGGTTATCTTTATTGATACAGAAAACACATT TCGTCCAGATCGTCTGAGAGACATAGCTGACCGATTTAGTGTGGACCATGATGCAGTGCTAGACAATGTGTTATATGCTCGTGCATACACAA GTGAGCATCAGATGGAATTGTTGGATTATGTAGCAGCTAAATTTCACGAGGAAGCTGGCATTTTCAAACTCTTG GTCATTGATTCTATAATGGCTCTTTTCCGAGTGGATTTTAGTGGCCGTGGGGAACTGGCAGAGAGGCAACAGAAATTAGCACAGATGCTGTCCAGACTTCAGAAGATCTCTGAAG AATATAATGTAGCTGTATTTGTCACAAATCAAATGACTGCTGATCCGGGTGCAACCATGAC ATTTCAAGCAGATCCAAAAAAGCCAGTTGGTGGTCATATACTTGCACATGCATCAACCACAAGAATAAGTTTAAGAAAAGGAAGAGGAGAGCTGCGCATTGCAAAAATCTATGACAG